Below is a genomic region from Apostichopus japonicus isolate 1M-3 chromosome 7, ASM3797524v1, whole genome shotgun sequence.
TGTTAGCATTGCGCAATGCTAACAATTGTTACCATCAGCAAACTATTAGCATTGCGAAATATCTTGTTAGCATTGCGAAATGTCATGTTATCGAGTAAAACATTAAAGTAATTAACTTTACCCTCAGTGGTGGTAGCTGAGGCtataaaaggagaaaaaatgTTATCACAATTTTCATTCAGACAGAATTACTTGAAGACCTCTGATGTTCGCGGTTTTGTGCTCTGTGAGCACCGTTGTGAATAAATACTTGTAAATTGTTTTCGTTAGTTTTGTAGAATAGGCCGACCTATGCACTTAGATTCGTTTAATCGTTTCCGAGAAGCGGCgaaaataaatcagtaaatTACAACTACAGAGAACCCTGTCTATCTGTTGTCTCTTCTGGTGCTGCCTTTCTACGTCTTCCGTGTGTCCTGAATAAATCTGAGACCCCCGCAACATTATAATCTACACACTCTTTGtcaaattgtttataatttctttgagtattttcatatttgtttaatgAACAGTGGTTTTacgttgttttcattttcgttAACGAATCTGTAGATTTCTTGTCAAGACATATTCAGAGTTGGCCATCGCCGCTTGTAGTTTCATCTACACAGTTTGCGAACTTTACAAGCATATGACGCATATAGGACAAAATACATCGGAAACTTACAATCGTTTCGTATTTATAGACTTAACTGAGTGCAATGCATATACGTACAGCAGGTACTTTAGAAAGGCTGATATGACAGAATAAACACAGCAAATTGGCATAAATATCAGATATGAATTGTATTATCAAAGAAAGTCTTCGACTGTGTAAACTATAAAACTTGAACTTGAAACcagttacaaatatatagacTGATTCCTACCGATATCTATTTAGCGTCCATGTTCGTGTATTAGGACGTCACATGACCTACACGACGCCATATTGTCAACTGGATGTTCTTCATTCCTGTTTCCGTATGTTCTTTTTTCGTGATTTTCATCTGTTATTTGAGGATTGAGGGATTCTAGACTTAAATTATACTCTGGATGATAAACCCACAAAGCGATGATCGTACTGGTAAGTAACGTACAGGAGACAGTAATGGTGTGAagctatatatgtattgatatactaaacacggcattaataacacaggctatgaaCTGATGTACTAAACACGTTataaataacacaggctatgttaAATGTATGCAACATATTACAATCTAAACATGGCGTCTTCAAGGCAATTTCAATGTATAAGAATGATAATTCATGTCTGTATGATCATATTTCAAGgttgatttaaatatttcattaatttgaagGGTATAATTTGAAGCTCACGTTAGTCAAACTCCTTTTATGTAAATCCTGGTTATTTATAAGTTCATTCATGCAGCTACAACATATCTCTTCCAATCAGAACATGTGCTATCCTTTCACTTTATTGCTGTCAGACCAGATCATAAATATACTAAAATTGAGTCCTGTCGAAACAGAAATGTAGAATTGTAATACTTTCTTAGCAGGCCTTGCGCCTTTAGGCTTAGGTCCAACATAAATGAATGAATCGGGATGGATCATTTCATAGATTCTTCAAGATAAAAGCTTATTTTCAGCTTGCAATTATATGCATGAGAGAGATGCctttgtcttactttctatCCGTATTGAACATGGAGTACATCATGTGGGAAGACCACCATGGACCATTTGGATACGTTTTACTAAGATAAATCTAGTGGGAAGTTCATGGAACATGGTATATAAGTAAGGCCTATATGTGGGAAGTAGAGAGAACATTAAATAAGTTAAAATAGGCTAACCCGGTGGAAATTTGGTTCTTGTCAGTAAAACCACGGTGAAACATGACAGTATTCTTAAACTCTACAAACTTCTGATAATGAGGacgaatattaaaataatagaATAAGCAGATTAAGTTTAGGAATTTAActaatttttatgattttttgttttgtacgATAGCAATCACGTGACTAATGTATTTTGCTTTATCAGTATGTACAGAACAAAGCATCGTAAATGTTATTTCTCTGAAATTATTGGAAAAACATAAATCATTAGATATTAAACCTAATCGGCTTATAAATTAACCGTAACATTTGTTTTCCTATGCCCGATATTCAGTTGTACCGCTTAAAGCAGCAGTTTAATTTAAGCTTGCAATGTTACCATCGCAGACTAACGCTATACACAAGTATGTATATTGATAACAGTGGGTCACccttttctttaatttcatcaaatagAGATTACTGAGGGTATAGTGAATAAATTTGATCACCAACGTTAACAATTCCTCACGTGCACGCTTTGTATTGTTGCATTAGACATATTAAAGACCaaattggaaaatgtttaaagaagaaaaaaatatgttcaccTCACTTTTTCCAATGAACCTTGGCGATAGTCAAACGTATGACCTACAATTTGTATCAGATGTCACTATCGATTAGTATCAATATAGTCATAACAATCAACTCAAACAGTTTCTTTATATGCTAATGAATAACCGTTGCATCTACAATTAAGAGAGAGCCACGCAATAACTGTAAAGCCGGCCATCTAAAATGGTGAGCTGTAGGTGATATTCTAAAGGATATCGTAACTAttgataacaaaacagaaagttgCATTTTTCAGGGTGGGTTAATATTAGATTACTTCAAAGGTCGATGTTTTgtgtaaacaataaacagtaaAGAAGAAATAAGGAGAGATTCACCTTGATGTAATCTTTGTCGAGCCAGAGACCTGTTGGTAAAGTGACTGGTTCTTTTTACTTATAGAATTATACAttgatttatgataattttgttaaGTTAGTTTCATCCATgcatactgtatctatatattCAACAGATCATCGCTTTGAATGATTATCATGGATAATATCaatcaaaggaaaataaaagtgAAGACCCAAGTTATCCCGCCAACCAGTCACGAAAGttgttgtgacgtcataatcgaTGGAGCGCCTTACAGTGTCGATGGAGCGCCTTACAGTGCAAGGTTTGTTGTGATTACATAGTTTCGGATTAGTAACTTAGCATAAGAAGACTGATGGTTATAATGAACATTGATAAGGATTTAAACCTCAGCATTATAAATACTCTTACATTTTATGATCGAGAGTTCAAggtgactttttttattttcattgttttgtttttaccttATTTACTTGAACTAACCGAATggaaaatttgcatattactcCGATTTAACTGATATAATTTGATCGTTCAGAGTGACATCCAACAGATTGCCCGCCATAATTGTCTCCATATATATAAGCACTGACACGCCCCAATTTTATTGACcaaaaaataatgtttacaaATCAAACTTTTGGCATTTGTTTTCAGACAAAAAGGCCATACTCATCGATTCTCTGAAGAGCAGGTATAAACTACAATATGACGCAGTTCAGCCCATACCGTACATCAAGGACAGACTATATTGTGTAGACAAGGTATTTGTTGAGGGCGGTACAGAGATCCATATTGTTAAAGGAGCGACGAATGAGAAAGAAGGACCATGGGTTCGTGTGGACTCTTACAAAGATATCTTCACAGACCCTCGAATGAAAGCCACACGGCGCATAATAGAAGCAGAAGCCGGGTATGGTAAGTCTACAGTAGCCCTACAGCTCGCCTATGATTGGTGCAATGGTGTAAAGGATTCACCTTTTAAAGACATAGATATTCTAATTCTTCTCCGGTTAAGGCAGCTGAACAGCAAGATATCTATCTATCAAGCAATTAAGCTGTTCTTAGTAGGACCAAAAGATCCTCGTATCAAATCtactgatattaaaaatatcattgaaagcTGTTCTTCTGTTAAGGTACTCCTGGACGGATATGATGAGTTTCCTGACAGGGACGGAGCCACAGAAAGTGACGTAGGACGCATCATTACGAGTGATCTATTTGGGAATATCGATGTTACCCTGACAACCAGATATCTTCCGAAGGACTAtgacaaaaaaaacacaaagctAGTGAGGTTAGTTGGCTTTGACGAGAAGGCACGTGACCAGTACATTCGCAAAGCTGTTACTGGGGAAGACGAAGAAAGCGTTGCTAAAATTAAGCGCGCTTTAAAATCCAACCCGATCCTTGATGACCTATGTCAGGTGCctcttttctttgttatgttttctcACATGACTCATGAAAAAGTACTTTTTATGAGATTTAATTCAGTCACAGAGTTTTTCCGCTACATGATGAAGTGTTTTCATAGTCACAAGAGCAATAAATCAATGGATAGGAACACGAGACCACACAATGTTACATATGAGCTGAAATTCGCTGAACTGAGTAAAGTAGCATTTGAAGGTCTCTGCGGTGCAAACCAACAGTTATCATGGCGTAAGGATGGACTCTGTACACGACTAGGTCAAGGGTTTTGTCAACATTATATTGCAGTTGGTATCTTGGTAGAGGAAGAAGTGTCTGCTGAGACAAACGAGCAGACTTCTactacagacatacagacaaggACTGACATAAGGTTCTACcataaactattctgtgaatggtttgCGTCTTTCAGACTGGTAGAAATCGTAGCTGCTACAAGAGGTGCATCTGAGCTGAAGAATGTTCTTGATAAAGTTGATCCATTTAATCTTCAGTACCTCTATCGGTTCGCCTGTGGGATTAACCCAGCAGTTGGAAATAGAAtaatagaatacttgaagagcAGTAAAGACGGTGATAAGTTTGCCATCCTCTGcatcctggaacaaactggtgagGTAGATGGAATTAAGGACACCGTCAGGGATCTGTGTTCAAGTCGAGTGAAAATCGATAGAAAATCAGACGGTAAACTACTACAGAGATCTACCATACAGCTACTGGAGATTGCTGCCAGATATGACGtaagtattaataataaaataatatttttgctCATTTCATGGATTTAATTGGTAGACATATTTAGCTGAATACCTATGTTACGTGACACAATTCAATTTAGAGTAAACACACTCTGACAAATGGAAACCCAAAGTAAGAGTCCTGACAGCATCTTTCATGCTCTCTTCACGTGATAGAATCATGGTGGAAATGTacagttaaaagaaatattacataacattaacaacaatacCATAGACTTCCTTTAATAACCAGCAGGGCGTTGTCTCTTAGTAAATTACAGATCGTTGGTTTACAAAACAGGAAAATATCGTATTTGAAGCACTGAGTGTTCTAATTCCTTCAGTTATTTGTCCTATTTTATAGGGTTTGGTTCAGTTTTGCTACCAATTTTACAAGACATGATGAtacttataaataaaatatgaggGGCAAGTGATCAAAGCAGGCCACTATCCTTTAAATATCGATTCCGTCCAACCCATACAACTTTATGAATCTCACAACACATTCgacaacaaataatgagaaacTTTCTTaatttacaaagttttaaacaatattatatatatatatatatatatatatatatatatatatatatatatatatatatatatattatacatattatatatatatatatattatacatattatatatatatattatatatatgtatgtatatatatatatatatatatatatataatacggtAATATCACGATATACTTTGCTAGTGATGCATCGGTAAGTTTTGAAGAGAGACTCAATTTAACATGTTAGGATATTCTAACAATTTTCAGACATACAGCCTTCCATAAACATATAGG
It encodes:
- the LOC139970049 gene encoding uncharacterized protein isoform X4; translation: MERLTVSMERLTVQDKKAILIDSLKSRYKLQYDAVQPIPYIKDRLYCVDKVFVEGGTEIHIVKGATNEKEGPWVRVDSYKDIFTDPRMKATRRIIEAEAGYGKSTVALQLAYDWCNGVKDSPFKDIDILILLRLRQLNSKISIYQAIKLFLVGPKDPRIKSTDIKNIIESCSSVKVLLDGYDEFPDRDGATESDVGRIITSDLFGNIDVTLTTRYLPKDYDKKNTKLVRLVGFDEKARDQYIRKAVTGEDEESVAKIKRALKSNPILDDLCQVPLFFVMFSHMTHEKVLFMRFNSVTEFFRYMMKCFHSHKSNKSMDRNTRPHNVTYELKFAELSKVAFEGLCGANQQLSWRKDGLCTRLGQGFCQHYIAVGILVEEEVSAETNEQTSTTDIQTRTDIRFYHKLFCEWFASFRLVEIVAATRGASELKNVLDKVDPFNLQYLYRFACGINPAVGNRIIEYLKSSKDGDKFAILCILEQTGEVDGIKDTVRDLCSSRVKIDRKSDGKLLQRSTIQLLEIAARYDIPISCVWLNECSPRVDESGLNLILQSGLSLSTLGSLQKLLIGDYNKRLTNEELAAILSYSSQCTSLKELEFAFYLLPDTIPVGSIPSSLKSRNVKVWNLRNNRRLNLQTGQWQACDNMGNLPGEEGFH
- the LOC139970049 gene encoding uncharacterized protein isoform X1; protein product: MERLTVSMERLTVQDKKAILIDSLKSRYKLQYDAVQPIPYIKDRLYCVDKVFVEGGTEIHIVKGATNEKEGPWVRVDSYKDIFTDPRMKATRRIIEAEAGYGKSTVALQLAYDWCNGVKDSPFKDIDILILLRLRQLNSKISIYQAIKLFLVGPKDPRIKSTDIKNIIESCSSVKVLLDGYDEFPDRDGATESDVGRIITSDLFGNIDVTLTTRYLPKDYDKKNTKLVRLVGFDEKARDQYIRKAVTGEDEESVAKIKRALKSNPILDDLCQVPLFFVMFSHMTHEKVLFMRFNSVTEFFRYMMKCFHSHKSNKSMDRNTRPHNVTYELKFAELSKVAFEGLCGANQQLSWRKDGLCTRLGQGFCQHYIAVGILVEEEVSAETNEQTSTTDIQTRTDIRFYHKLFCEWFASFRLVEIVAATRGASELKNVLDKVDPFNLQYLYRFACGINPAVGNRIIEYLKSSKDGDKFAILCILEQTGEVDGIKDTVRDLCSSRVKIDRKSDGKLLQRSTIQLLEIAARYDIPISRVYLLLCSPRVDESGLNLILQSGLSLSILSSLQKLEIGDSRRLTNEKLAAILSYSSQCTSLKELEFGDVIIGGYTLPETIPVTSIPSSLKSRNVKVWNSRNDRRLNLQTGQWQSLLVQCPDTSQRSIHRCWGTVASHPVPIARFFVVLP
- the LOC139970049 gene encoding uncharacterized protein isoform X3 yields the protein MERLTVSMERLTVQDKKAILIDSLKSRYKLQYDAVQPIPYIKDRLYCVDKVFVEGGTEIHIVKGATNEKEGPWVRVDSYKDIFTDPRMKATRRIIEAEAGYGKSTVALQLAYDWCNGVKDSPFKDIDILILLRLRQLNSKISIYQAIKLFLVGPKDPRIKSTDIKNIIESCSSVKVLLDGYDEFPDRDGATESDVGRIITSDLFGNIDVTLTTRYLPKDYDKKNTKLVRLVGFDEKARDQYIRKAVTGEDEESVAKIKRALKSNPILDDLCQVPLFFVMFSHMTHEKVLFMRFNSVTEFFRYMMKCFHSHKSNKSMDRNTRPHNVTYELKFAELSKVAFEGLCGANQQLSWRKDGLCTRLGQGFCQHYIAVGILVEEEVSAETNEQTSTTDIQTRTDIRFYHKLFCEWFASFRLVEIVAATRGASELKNVLDKVDPFNLQYLYRFACGINPAVGNRIIEYLKSSKDGDKFAILCILEQTGEVDGIKDTVRDLCSSRVKIDRKSDGKLLQRSTIQLLEIAARYDIPISRVYLLLCSPRVDESGLNLILQSGLSLSILSSLQKLEIGDSRRLTNEKLAAILSYSSQCTSLKELEFGDVIIGGYTLPETIPVTSIPSSLKSRNVKVWNSRNDRRLNLQTGQWQTCDINGNLPGEEGFH
- the LOC139970049 gene encoding uncharacterized protein isoform X5; this encodes MERLTVSMERLTVQDKKAILIDSLKSRYKLQYDAVQPIPYIKDRLYCVDKVFVEGGTEIHIVKGATNEKEGPWVRVDSYKDIFTDPRMKATRRIIEAEAGYGKSTVALQLAYDWCNGVKDSPFKDIDILILLRLRQLNSKISIYQAIKLFLVGPKDPRIKSTDIKNIIESCSSVKVLLDGYDEFPDRDGATESDVGRIITSDLFGNIDVTLTTRYLPKDYDKKNTKLVRLVGFDEKARDQYIRKAVTGEDEESVAKIKRALKSNPILDDLCQVPLFFVMFSHMTHEKVLFMRFNSVTEFFRYMMKCFHSHKSNKSMDRNTRPHNVTYELKFAELSKVAFEGLCGANQQLSWRKDGLCTRLGQGFCQHYIAVGILVEEEVSAETNEQTSTTDIQTRTDIRFYHKLFCEWFASFRLVEIVAATRGASELKNVLDKVDPFNLQYLYRFACGINPAVGNRIIEYLKSSKDGDKFAILCILEQTGEVDGIKDTVRDLCSSRVKIDRKSDGKLLQRSTIQLLEIAARYDIPISCVWLNECSPRVDESGLNLILQSGLSLSTLGSLQKLLIGDYNKRLTNEELAAILSYSSQCTSLKELEFAFYLLPDTIPVGSIPSSLKSRNVKGIVTMTS
- the LOC139970049 gene encoding uncharacterized protein isoform X2, with translation MERLTVSMERLTVQDKKAILIDSLKSRYKLQYDAVQPIPYIKDRLYCVDKVFVEGGTEIHIVKGATNEKEGPWVRVDSYKDIFTDPRMKATRRIIEAEAGYGKSTVALQLAYDWCNGVKDSPFKDIDILILLRLRQLNSKISIYQAIKLFLVGPKDPRIKSTDIKNIIESCSSVKVLLDGYDEFPDRDGATESDVGRIITSDLFGNIDVTLTTRYLPKDYDKKNTKLVRLVGFDEKARDQYIRKAVTGEDEESVAKIKRALKSNPILDDLCQVPLFFVMFSHMTHEKVLFMRFNSVTEFFRYMMKCFHSHKSNKSMDRNTRPHNVTYELKFAELSKVAFEGLCGANQQLSWRKDGLCTRLGQGFCQHYIAVGILVEEEVSAETNEQTSTTDIQTRTDIRFYHKLFCEWFASFRLVEIVAATRGASELKNVLDKVDPFNLQYLYRFACGINPAVGNRIIEYLKSSKDGDKFAILCILEQTGEVDGIKDTVRDLCSSRVKIDRKSDGKLLQRSTIQLLEIAARYDIPISCVWLNECSPRVDESGLNLILQSGLSLSTLGSLQKLLIGDYNKRLTNEELAAILSYSSQCTSLKELEFAFYLLPDTIPVGSIPSSLKSRNVKVWNLRNNRRLNLQTGQWQACDNMGNLPGEEEFDEVSYQLSLANFNQARFK
- the LOC139970049 gene encoding uncharacterized protein isoform X6, yielding MERLTVSMERLTVQDKKAILIDSLKSRYKLQYDAVQPIPYIKDRLYCVDKVFVEGGTEIHIVKGATNEKEGPWVRVDSYKDIFTDPRMKATRRIIEAEAGYGKSTVALQLAYDWCNGVKDSPFKDIDILILLRLRQLNSKISIYQAIKLFLVGPKDPRIKSTDIKNIIESCSSVKVLLDGYDEFPDRDGATESDVGRIITSDLFGNIDVTLTTRYLPKDYDKKNTKLVRLVGFDEKARDQYIRKAVTGEDEESVAKIKRALKSNPILDDLCQVPLFFVMFSHMTHEKVLFMRFNSVTEFFRYMMKCFHSHKSNKSMDRNTRPHNVTYELKFAELSKVAFEGLCGANQQLSWRKDGLCTRLGQGFCQHYIAVGILVEEEVSAETNEQTSTTDIQTRTDIRFYHKLFCEWFASFRLVEIVAATRGASELKNVLDKVDPFNLQYLYRFACGINPAVGNRIIEYLKSSKDGDKFAILCILEQTGEVDGIKDTVRDLCSSRVKIDRKSDGKLLQRSTIQLLEIAARYDGVKTRLG